One window of the Benincasa hispida cultivar B227 chromosome 3, ASM972705v1, whole genome shotgun sequence genome contains the following:
- the LOC120073477 gene encoding uncharacterized protein LOC120073477, translated as MNEAIQKIRARMQTAQGRQKSCVDFRRKDLEFETSDKVFLKVAPMKGVLRFGRNMKLNLRFIGPSEVLKRIDPIAYRLALPPLLSSLPNVFHVLMPRKYLTDLSHVVDYKPLRLNENLSYVEKLIEILIREVKMLHNREREDEMKSRYPELFQD; from the coding sequence AtgaatgaggcaatacagaagattaGAGCTCGTATGCAAACGGCCCAGGGTAGACAAAAAAGTTGTGTTGATTTCAGGCGCAAGGACCTAGAATTTGAAACTAGCGATAAGGTGTTCTTGAAGgtggcacccatgaaaggtGTTTTGAGGTTTGGAAGGAACATGAAGCTAAATTTGCGATTCATTGGACCTTCTGAGGTCTTGAAGCGAATTGACCCTATAGCTTATCGGTTGGCATTGCCACCGTTACTCTCTTCACTTCCtaatgttttccatgttttgatGCCGAGGAAGTATTTAACAGATCTGTCACATGTGGTGGACTATAAACCATTGCGGTTGAATGAGAATTTGAGTTATGTAGAAAAGCTTATAGAAATTCTTATTAGAGAGGTGAAGATGTTACACAACAgggagcgagaggatgagatgaaatCTCGGTATCCAGAGCTTTTTCAGGattga